The following coding sequences are from one Clostridioides difficile ATCC 9689 = DSM 1296 window:
- a CDS encoding L-threonine 3-dehydrogenase — MKKILITGALGQIGSELTIKLRNEYGEQNVIASSRRVKEGNPVCESGIFEILDVTDKNRFFEIAKKYDVDTIIHLASLLSAVAESKPLEAWNLNMNGLINGLEIAKELDCKFFTPSSIAAFGENSPKNMTPQDTLQRPNTMYGVTKVSGELLCDYYHSKFGVDTRGVRFPGLISYVTPPGGGTTDYAVDIYYEALKNKRYKSYIAEGTKMDMMYMPDALQSIVDLIEAPADKLIHRNAFNITAMSFSPEEIADSIKKYIPDFVIEYDVDPVRQSIADSWPNSLDSSSAVKEWNFKFSYDLDKMTKDMLEKLSEKGIGK; from the coding sequence TTGAAAAAAATACTTATAACAGGTGCATTAGGACAAATAGGTTCAGAATTAACAATAAAGCTTAGAAATGAGTATGGAGAACAAAATGTAATCGCTAGTTCAAGGAGAGTAAAAGAAGGTAATCCAGTATGTGAATCTGGTATATTTGAGATATTAGATGTTACAGATAAGAATCGTTTTTTTGAAATTGCAAAAAAATATGATGTAGATACTATAATTCATCTAGCATCTTTACTTTCTGCAGTTGCTGAAAGTAAACCTCTAGAAGCTTGGAACTTAAATATGAATGGATTAATAAATGGTCTTGAAATAGCCAAAGAATTGGATTGTAAATTTTTTACACCTAGTTCAATTGCTGCTTTTGGTGAAAATTCTCCAAAAAATATGACTCCTCAAGATACATTACAAAGACCTAATACTATGTATGGTGTGACTAAAGTTTCTGGAGAATTACTATGTGATTATTATCACTCAAAATTTGGAGTAGACACTAGAGGTGTTAGATTTCCAGGTCTTATTTCTTATGTTACGCCTCCTGGTGGAGGAACTACAGATTATGCAGTTGATATATATTATGAGGCATTAAAAAATAAGAGATATAAATCTTATATAGCAGAAGGTACAAAAATGGATATGATGTATATGCCTGATGCACTTCAATCAATAGTGGATTTAATCGAAGCTCCAGCTGATAAACTCATCCATAGAAATGCTTTTAATATTACTGCTATGAGCTTTTCTCCTGAAGAAATAGCTGATTCTATAAAAAAATATATTCCTGATTTTGTGATAGAATATGATGTAGACCCTGTAAGACAAAGTATAGCTGATTCTTGGCCTAACTCTCTAGACAGTAGTAGTGCAGTAAAAGAATGGAACTTTAAGTTTAGTTATGATTTAGATAAAATGACCAAAGATATGTTAGAAAAATTATCAGAAAAAGGAATAGGCAAATAA
- a CDS encoding BtrH N-terminal domain-containing protein — protein MRKIIEIKHHSHDYECMWNGIEDLYINKTGECLPNDFFFLLSGFGSFCYMKTNKADLKRMVALGDGRTKQMYKFLAPIVGFEYKHHEFKKYEQALKKAKSEIDDGYPVILGALDMYYLPYYKKLYHKEHIPFHYILMVGYDDEGIYLYDCGRTELLHLSYDKLRESMN, from the coding sequence ATGAGAAAAATAATTGAAATTAAACATCATTCACATGATTATGAGTGTATGTGGAATGGTATAGAAGATTTATATATAAATAAAACCGGTGAATGCCTTCCAAACGATTTTTTCTTTTTACTGTCAGGTTTTGGTTCATTTTGTTATATGAAAACAAATAAAGCTGATTTGAAAAGAATGGTAGCTTTGGGAGATGGAAGGACAAAACAGATGTATAAATTTTTAGCACCAATTGTTGGATTTGAATACAAACATCATGAGTTTAAAAAGTATGAGCAAGCATTAAAGAAAGCAAAATCTGAAATTGATGATGGATATCCAGTTATTTTAGGAGCTTTAGATATGTATTATCTACCATATTATAAGAAGCTATATCATAAAGAACACATTCCTTTTCATTATATATTAATGGTAGGATATGATGATGAAGGAATATATCTGTATGATTGTGGTAGAACAGAATTATTACATCTTTCTTATGATAAATTACGTGAAAGCATGAATTGA
- a CDS encoding argininosuccinate synthase has translation MKEKVVLAYSGGLDTSIIIPWLKENYEDIDVIAVCGNVGQEDKMEDVYEKALQSGASKAYVDDISEEFVTETIFKAVKAEAKYEGKYLLGTSLARPIIAKKLVEVAHKEGAKYICHGCTGKGNDQVRFEATIAALDPTIKVIAPWRIWNIKSREDAIDYAEKHNIKVTATKAKIYSVDANLWHVSTEGGDIEHLENEHKKDVYKQCVDPEDACDVAEYVEVYFEKGVPKKVNGEELSPVALIHKLNELGCKHGIGVIDIVENRLVGMKSRGIYETPGGTILYEAHNILESATLDKDTLHFKQMVSYKYGELIYNGLWYCKLRESIDAFMEQTQDNVTGTVKVKLYKGNIKPAGIFTENALYDEGISSFGNSELYDHKDAEGFINLFTLPLKIRAMKAGK, from the coding sequence ATGAAGGAAAAAGTAGTATTAGCATATTCAGGAGGACTTGACACATCAATCATAATACCTTGGTTAAAGGAAAATTATGAAGATATAGATGTTATAGCTGTTTGTGGAAATGTAGGTCAGGAAGATAAAATGGAAGATGTATATGAAAAAGCTTTACAAAGTGGAGCATCAAAGGCATATGTGGATGATATAAGTGAAGAATTTGTAACTGAAACTATATTTAAAGCCGTAAAAGCAGAGGCTAAATATGAAGGAAAATACTTATTAGGAACTTCTTTAGCAAGACCTATAATAGCTAAAAAATTAGTTGAAGTTGCTCATAAAGAAGGTGCAAAATATATATGCCATGGATGTACAGGAAAAGGTAATGACCAAGTTAGATTTGAAGCTACAATTGCAGCTCTTGACCCGACTATAAAAGTTATTGCACCTTGGAGAATTTGGAATATAAAATCAAGAGAAGATGCTATAGACTATGCTGAAAAACATAATATAAAGGTAACAGCAACTAAAGCTAAAATATATTCAGTAGATGCTAACCTTTGGCATGTTTCAACAGAAGGTGGAGATATAGAGCACCTAGAAAATGAACATAAAAAAGATGTTTATAAACAATGTGTAGACCCAGAAGATGCATGTGATGTAGCTGAATATGTAGAAGTTTACTTTGAAAAAGGTGTACCTAAAAAGGTAAATGGCGAAGAATTATCTCCAGTTGCACTGATTCATAAGTTAAATGAGTTGGGTTGTAAACATGGAATTGGTGTTATAGATATAGTTGAGAATAGACTTGTTGGTATGAAATCAAGAGGTATATATGAGACTCCAGGAGGAACAATCCTTTATGAAGCACATAATATTTTAGAAAGTGCTACTTTAGACAAAGATACATTACATTTCAAACAAATGGTATCTTATAAATACGGAGAACTTATTTACAATGGACTATGGTATTGTAAATTAAGAGAATCTATAGATGCATTTATGGAACAAACTCAAGATAATGTTACAGGAACAGTAAAAGTTAAACTTTACAAAGGAAATATAAAACCTGCTGGAATATTTACTGAAAATGCTCTTTATGATGAAGGAATATCTTCTTTTGGAAATAGTGAACTTTATGACCACAAAGATGCAGAAGGATTTATTAATTTATTCACTTTACCATTAAAAATCAGAGCTATGAAAGCTGGAAAATAA
- a CDS encoding MerR family transcriptional regulator gives MRTVKQVSDLTGISVRALHYYDEIGLLKPNKITDAGYRLYDDESIKTLQQILFFKEIDIPLREVKEIMSSQYFDKVEALKNQKKLLILKRKRLDELIELINQTLRGEGNIDFKEFDMSEYFDVLEEFKREHRNKVIKIYGSVEKYNEYIERVKSNEEKIAKMAIKQYGTIEKFAQAIKTNFSSDILNLGEKFDRYKNDCLKEKHPKLKELYRKLVEDLSRNHSSTDLQEIAKEITDISKKDYEIFSMDTGDDNWYYMVQNYLVNPMWIEEVDKKYGSGAGKFIGQVLKTYLRDRKPKINTLYEKLVEDLSRDCSSREVQSIVEEIDNEMKRSNEFYKIDNGERYFDYMSELYLQDSNYIKVTDKNYGDGASKFIGEAFKIYFDNNNC, from the coding sequence ATGAGAACAGTGAAACAAGTTTCTGATTTAACTGGAATAAGTGTGAGGGCATTACATTATTATGATGAAATAGGTCTTTTAAAACCAAATAAAATTACAGATGCAGGATATAGACTTTATGATGATGAATCTATTAAAACTCTTCAACAAATTTTATTTTTTAAGGAGATTGATATTCCTTTAAGAGAGGTTAAGGAAATAATGTCAAGCCAATATTTTGATAAGGTTGAAGCTCTAAAAAATCAAAAAAAATTACTTATTTTAAAACGAAAGAGACTGGATGAATTGATAGAGCTTATAAATCAAACTCTAAGAGGAGAAGGAAATATTGATTTTAAAGAGTTTGATATGAGCGAGTATTTTGATGTTTTAGAAGAATTTAAAAGAGAGCATAGGAATAAGGTAATTAAAATTTATGGTAGTGTAGAAAAATACAATGAATATATAGAAAGAGTTAAGTCTAATGAAGAGAAAATTGCTAAAATGGCTATAAAACAATATGGAACTATTGAGAAGTTTGCCCAAGCTATAAAAACAAATTTTAGCAGTGATATATTGAATTTAGGAGAAAAATTTGATAGATATAAAAATGATTGTTTAAAAGAAAAACATCCAAAATTAAAAGAATTATATAGAAAGCTTGTAGAAGATTTAAGTAGGAATCATTCTTCAACAGACCTTCAAGAAATAGCAAAAGAGATAACAGATATATCTAAAAAAGATTATGAAATTTTCTCTATGGATACTGGTGATGACAACTGGTATTATATGGTTCAAAATTATCTAGTAAATCCTATGTGGATAGAAGAAGTAGATAAAAAGTATGGAAGTGGAGCAGGTAAGTTTATTGGACAAGTACTAAAGACTTATCTAAGAGATAGAAAACCAAAGATAAATACATTGTATGAAAAACTTGTAGAAGATTTGAGTAGAGATTGTTCTTCAAGGGAAGTTCAAAGCATTGTTGAAGAAATAGACAATGAAATGAAAAGAAGTAATGAATTTTATAAAATAGACAATGGTGAAAGATACTTTGATTATATGTCAGAGCTTTATTTACAAGATTCTAACTATATAAAAGTAACTGATAAGAATTATGGTGATGGTGCATCTAAGTTTATTGGAGAAGCTTTTAAGATTTATTTTGATAATAATAATTGTTGA
- a CDS encoding DUF1883 domain-containing protein, protein MEYSYSKMNLKKGDIVEVNLEKQANVILLDHINYVKFKNQRNYDYYGGFAKKNPCRMRVPNTGTWYLVVNQDGNSGIVNFSINTIQN, encoded by the coding sequence ATGGAATATAGTTATAGTAAGATGAACTTAAAAAAAGGGGATATTGTAGAGGTAAATTTAGAGAAACAAGCCAATGTAATATTGTTAGACCATATAAATTATGTGAAATTTAAAAATCAAAGAAATTATGATTACTATGGTGGATTTGCAAAGAAAAATCCATGTAGAATGAGAGTTCCTAATACTGGAACATGGTATCTAGTAGTAAATCAAGATGGAAATAGTGGAATAGTAAACTTTTCAATCAATACAATTCAAAATTAA
- the truA gene encoding tRNA pseudouridine(38-40) synthase TruA, with translation MRNIKMIVAYDGSRYKGYQKLGDNNMTIQEKLENVLSKMTNETVEIIGSGRTDMGAHARGQVVNFRTNCMDSLDKIQKYLYQYLPEDIVVKTVEEVDERFHSRYNVKSKTYMYKIDNNKYHNPFIRKYATHVSKKLDLDRMRKASEYLVGEHDFTSFASSKSKKKSNVREIYSINIKEDDNVIEIYVEGNGFLYNMVRIIVGALIDVGLKRRAPQDIKYMLESKDRCQSSDTAPAKGLCLWKVTY, from the coding sequence ATGAGAAACATAAAAATGATAGTAGCATACGATGGTTCAAGATATAAAGGATATCAAAAATTAGGTGACAATAATATGACTATTCAAGAAAAACTTGAAAATGTTTTAAGTAAAATGACTAATGAAACAGTGGAGATAATAGGTTCTGGAAGAACTGATATGGGAGCTCATGCAAGAGGACAAGTGGTAAATTTTAGAACTAATTGTATGGATTCTTTGGATAAAATTCAAAAATATTTATATCAATATTTACCAGAAGATATAGTTGTAAAAACTGTTGAAGAAGTTGATGAAAGATTTCATTCAAGATACAATGTAAAGTCAAAGACTTATATGTATAAAATTGACAATAATAAGTATCATAATCCTTTTATAAGAAAATATGCTACTCATGTAAGTAAAAAATTAGATTTAGATAGAATGAGAAAAGCAAGTGAGTATTTAGTAGGAGAACATGATTTTACTAGTTTTGCTTCTTCTAAATCTAAGAAAAAATCAAATGTAAGAGAAATTTATTCTATAAATATAAAAGAAGATGATAATGTTATAGAAATATATGTAGAAGGAAATGGATTTTTGTATAACATGGTAAGGATAATAGTAGGTGCTTTGATAGATGTTGGTCTAAAAAGAAGAGCTCCACAAGATATTAAGTATATGCTTGAATCAAAAGATAGATGTCAATCATCAGATACTGCACCAGCTAAAGGACTATGTCTTTGGAAAGTAACATATTAA
- a CDS encoding DUF421 domain-containing protein, translating into MTVVLIRSIILYITVLIALRVMGKGEIAEMNCFDLVITLLIAEVASVPMENNNIPIINGVAAISGLVIMQTLISFLSLKSRKLSSFLSGKPSVLIDKGKIVYKELKKERISIDELLEQLRIQGYFNLKDVQYAILETDGNLSVVPASSYNSTPPRAFNHLPIPLILDGRIINKNLDIAQKDTNWLMGILKSNHIETFKDVLICVLDENDKIFIQNKKGD; encoded by the coding sequence ATGACAGTAGTATTAATAAGAAGTATTATATTATACATAACAGTGCTAATTGCACTTAGAGTCATGGGAAAAGGTGAAATAGCTGAAATGAACTGTTTTGATTTAGTTATAACACTATTAATTGCAGAAGTTGCATCTGTCCCAATGGAAAATAATAATATACCAATCATAAATGGTGTTGCAGCAATATCTGGACTTGTAATCATGCAGACTCTAATTTCATTCTTATCATTAAAAAGCAGAAAATTAAGTTCATTTTTATCAGGTAAACCTTCTGTATTAATAGATAAAGGAAAAATTGTATATAAAGAGCTTAAAAAAGAAAGAATTAGTATAGATGAATTATTAGAACAACTTAGGATTCAAGGATACTTTAACCTAAAAGATGTACAATATGCTATTTTGGAGACTGATGGTAATCTAAGTGTTGTACCAGCATCAAGCTACAATAGTACTCCTCCAAGAGCTTTTAATCATTTACCTATCCCACTTATACTGGATGGTAGAATAATAAATAAAAATCTAGACATAGCTCAAAAAGATACTAACTGGTTAATGGGTATTTTAAAATCTAATCACATAGAAACTTTTAAAGATGTTCTTATTTGTGTTTTAGATGAAAATGACAAAATATTTATTCAAAATAAAAAGGGTGATTAA
- a CDS encoding C-GCAxxG-C-C family (seleno)protein: MTRPSIYHSQGYTCAEALIKSYNEEHNTDIPISIGSGMGVGMNVGSVCGAVNAAVVIIGYLNGRNSNLDENIARKYSRELLNRVRNKYSSEICVSLKKNKVTCEEIINFTYDALNDMLKNQK; this comes from the coding sequence ATGACAAGACCATCAATATATCATAGCCAAGGATACACTTGTGCAGAGGCATTAATAAAGTCTTATAATGAGGAACACAACACAGATATACCAATCTCAATAGGAAGTGGTATGGGGGTTGGAATGAATGTTGGAAGTGTTTGTGGAGCTGTAAATGCTGCTGTTGTTATAATAGGGTATTTAAATGGGCGAAATAGTAATTTAGATGAAAATATAGCAAGGAAGTATTCAAGAGAGCTATTGAATAGAGTAAGAAATAAATACAGCTCAGAAATATGTGTATCTCTTAAAAAAAATAAAGTAACTTGTGAAGAAATAATAAATTTCACATATGATGCTCTAAATGATATGCTAAAAAATCAAAAATAA
- a CDS encoding DUF4363 family protein, with amino-acid sequence MKSTTFVILWTILFVLFGFYVNNKLYDFTEGYKDNISVLEKSIENEDWEKAQKEADSISTSWNKEKNHWYKVLNHEYFDEIGLRFNILDKAIYTENKLKSLEEVESIKTYLGNIIESVKFDVNYIF; translated from the coding sequence TTGAAATCTACAACATTTGTTATACTATGGACTATCTTATTTGTATTATTTGGATTTTACGTTAACAATAAACTATATGATTTTACAGAAGGATATAAAGACAATATATCTGTTTTAGAAAAATCTATAGAAAATGAAGATTGGGAAAAAGCTCAAAAAGAAGCTGATTCAATATCTACGAGTTGGAATAAAGAAAAAAACCATTGGTACAAAGTTTTAAATCATGAGTACTTTGATGAAATAGGATTAAGGTTTAATATTCTGGACAAAGCAATTTATACTGAAAATAAATTAAAATCTTTAGAAGAAGTTGAAAGTATAAAAACATATTTGGGAAATATTATTGAAAGTGTTAAGTTTGATGTAAACTATATATTTTAA
- a CDS encoding 3'-5' exonuclease yields the protein MKYKLFIDFEFNILDDNKNKPKEYNGAELISIGGVLVDNEFNTIDNYYSLVKPKYNKILSNKCKNLTKLNQLDINNAPNLLYVMDDFYKWFCKFDDVTIYNWGDFDITGLLTSFRVYKYTGKCLELFNMMIDIQPFISQHITYNNRILSKQISLLNMKKIFSVEGDIKHNSLSDAVDLMNVCKCFFFNSPKNIDILEELYNKLPALKTPLYYIPYFEDENFELKFDRTPEDIIIYLKQILTILNISKKEIYFKKRSVLVNNSKIINFKNLSSSFKLIKLNEFEEYPDFILKLGDKKSFVESVIKINKSNRKSIKNLILKLSKKP from the coding sequence ATGAAATACAAGTTATTTATAGACTTTGAATTTAATATACTAGATGATAATAAAAATAAACCAAAAGAATATAATGGTGCGGAATTAATTTCTATTGGTGGAGTTTTAGTTGATAACGAATTTAATACAATAGATAATTATTACTCTTTAGTTAAGCCAAAATACAATAAAATACTTTCAAATAAATGTAAAAATTTAACCAAATTGAACCAACTAGATATCAATAATGCTCCTAATCTTTTATATGTTATGGATGATTTTTATAAATGGTTTTGTAAATTTGATGATGTTACAATATATAATTGGGGTGATTTTGATATAACTGGCCTTCTAACTTCATTTAGAGTATATAAATATACAGGTAAATGCTTAGAGTTATTTAATATGATGATTGACATTCAACCTTTTATATCTCAACATATTACATACAATAATAGAATCTTATCTAAGCAAATATCTTTACTGAATATGAAAAAAATTTTTTCTGTAGAAGGAGATATTAAACATAACTCACTTTCAGATGCTGTGGATTTAATGAATGTGTGTAAATGCTTTTTCTTTAACTCCCCTAAAAATATCGATATTCTTGAAGAATTATATAATAAATTACCTGCTCTCAAAACACCTTTATATTATATTCCCTACTTTGAAGATGAAAATTTTGAACTCAAATTTGATAGAACTCCAGAAGATATAATAATATATCTTAAACAAATATTAACTATACTAAATATAAGTAAAAAAGAAATTTATTTTAAAAAAAGAAGTGTATTAGTGAATAACTCTAAAATTATTAACTTTAAAAATCTATCTTCTTCTTTCAAATTAATAAAACTCAATGAATTTGAAGAATATCCTGATTTTATCTTAAAATTAGGAGATAAAAAGAGTTTTGTTGAATCTGTTATTAAAATAAATAAAAGTAACAGAAAATCCATAAAAAATTTAATATTAAAATTATCAAAAAAACCTTAA